The Streptomyces kanamyceticus genome window below encodes:
- a CDS encoding YqgE/AlgH family protein produces the protein MTEVSSLTGRLLVATPALADPNFDRAVVLLLDHDEEGSLGVVLNRPTPVGVADILEGWGDLAGAPGVVFQGGPVSLDSALGVAVIPGEEGLPPASRRRAAKGEPIGFRRVHGAIGLVDLETPPELLAAALGSLRIFAGYSGWGPGQLEDELGDGAWYVVESEPGDVSSPDPEQLWRAVLRRQRSELAMVATYPDDPSLN, from the coding sequence ATGACGGAGGTGTCCTCGCTCACAGGGCGGCTGCTCGTGGCCACGCCTGCCCTGGCGGACCCGAACTTCGACCGCGCGGTGGTGCTGCTCCTCGACCACGACGAGGAGGGCTCGCTCGGCGTGGTCCTGAACCGGCCCACGCCGGTGGGCGTCGCCGACATCCTGGAGGGCTGGGGCGATCTCGCCGGGGCGCCCGGCGTCGTCTTCCAGGGCGGACCCGTATCGCTCGACTCGGCGCTCGGCGTCGCGGTGATCCCCGGTGAGGAGGGTCTGCCCCCGGCGTCGCGGCGGCGTGCGGCCAAGGGGGAGCCCATCGGCTTCCGCCGGGTGCACGGCGCGATCGGCCTGGTGGACCTGGAGACCCCGCCCGAGCTGCTGGCCGCCGCCCTCGGTTCGCTCCGCATCTTCGCGGGCTACTCGGGCTGGGGCCCCGGCCAGCTGGAGGACGAGCTCGGGGACGGCGCCTGGTACGTGGTCGAGTCGGAGCCCGGCGACGTCTCGTCGCCCGATCCGGAGCAGCTGTGGCGCGCGGTCCTTCGGCGCCAGCGCAGCGAGCTCGCGATGGTGGCGACCTATCCGGACGACCCGTCGCTGAACTGA
- a CDS encoding LysR family transcriptional regulator, which translates to MNDVHAAEGVELRHLRGFLAVADELSFTHAADRLRVGQPALTRTVRALEESIGTRLLDRTTRQVELTEAGRRLRDDLAPLLTRIDTTLRTAAGAEPPLLRLGFTSVLPELCVPLTAAFKAATGAGVRLVRRDAPLAGLASGACDVAVVRGEIPQDSPVRSRVLLREPRTAVVARGAAELAGRRVVDWSELAGLPLVVNTVTGTTRPELWPEGHRPRIACTADNFDEWLEAVAAGHGVGVATEPVARRHSHPSLRYVRLKNAPPVSVHLAVPARDAHPLAERYLAQFSDGSSG; encoded by the coding sequence ATGAATGACGTACACGCTGCGGAAGGCGTCGAGCTACGCCACCTGCGCGGCTTCCTCGCCGTCGCCGACGAGTTGAGCTTCACGCACGCCGCCGACCGGCTCCGCGTCGGACAGCCCGCGCTGACCCGCACCGTGCGCGCCCTGGAGGAGAGCATCGGGACCCGGCTCCTCGACCGGACCACGCGCCAGGTCGAACTCACCGAAGCGGGGCGCCGCCTGCGCGACGACCTCGCCCCGCTCCTGACCCGCATCGACACCACCCTGCGCACCGCGGCGGGCGCCGAACCGCCGCTGCTCAGGCTCGGCTTCACCTCGGTCCTGCCCGAGCTGTGCGTCCCGCTGACCGCCGCCTTCAAGGCGGCGACCGGCGCGGGCGTGCGCCTGGTCCGGCGCGACGCCCCGCTCGCGGGACTGGCGTCGGGCGCCTGCGACGTGGCGGTCGTACGCGGCGAGATCCCGCAGGACAGCCCGGTGCGCTCGCGCGTCCTGCTGCGCGAACCCCGCACCGCGGTCGTCGCCCGCGGCGCCGCCGAGCTGGCGGGCCGCCGCGTGGTCGACTGGTCGGAGCTCGCCGGACTGCCGCTGGTCGTGAACACGGTGACCGGCACGACCCGCCCGGAGCTGTGGCCCGAGGGCCACCGCCCCCGCATCGCCTGCACGGCCGACAACTTCGACGAATGGCTGGAGGCGGTCGCGGCGGGCCACGGCGTGGGCGTGGCCACCGAGCCGGTCGCCCGCAGGCACTCCCACCCGTCACTGCGCTACGTACGCCTGAAGAACGCCCCGCCGGTCAGCGTGCACCTCGCGGTGCCCGCGCGGGACGCCCACCCCTTGGCCGAGCGCTACCTGGCTCAGTTCAGCGACGGGTCGTCCGGATAG
- a CDS encoding MFS transporter, whose translation MRKVWLLMVGAFTLGLDAYVMAGLLPVVAKDLGTTVSLAGQMVTVFTLAYAVSAPLVAGLLSGVRPRVLIVAALAVFTLGNGLTALAPGLAVLLVARAVAGVGAGVYSALATAAAASLAGEERRGRALALVMGGMSSGTVLGVPLGVLLADHTSWRATMWLVTGLGAVALVGLAVGLPEVPAGPAVPVRARLGALADRQVLPVVSVSFLGAVASLGLYTYLAPVLASSGGVGESEVTPYLWAWGIGGVLGSVIAGPLVDRTGRVVALVTGIVSTLVVAIGVLPVLGAAAFPALVVWGAAGWAFQVPQQHRLLALRAERGTVALALNNSALYLGSAVGSGVAGLALAAGLAPRALPWAAAAVAGAGLVLHLVTVRPRRTPGGLPETAAAGTPRA comes from the coding sequence GTGCGCAAAGTGTGGCTGTTGATGGTGGGGGCCTTCACCCTGGGGCTCGACGCCTATGTGATGGCCGGGCTGCTGCCGGTCGTCGCCAAGGATCTCGGGACGACCGTCTCGCTCGCGGGGCAGATGGTCACCGTCTTCACCCTCGCCTACGCGGTGAGCGCGCCCCTCGTCGCAGGGCTGCTCTCCGGTGTGCGCCCGCGCGTGCTGATCGTCGCCGCCCTCGCCGTCTTCACACTCGGCAACGGGCTCACCGCGCTCGCCCCCGGCCTCGCCGTGCTGCTCGTCGCGCGTGCGGTGGCGGGCGTCGGCGCCGGGGTCTACTCGGCGCTCGCCACGGCGGCCGCCGCGTCGCTGGCGGGGGAGGAGCGGCGCGGGCGGGCGCTCGCGCTGGTGATGGGCGGGATGAGTTCGGGCACGGTGCTCGGTGTCCCGCTGGGGGTGCTGCTCGCCGACCACACGTCCTGGCGGGCCACGATGTGGCTGGTGACGGGGCTCGGCGCGGTCGCCCTCGTGGGCCTCGCGGTGGGGCTTCCCGAGGTTCCCGCGGGGCCCGCGGTGCCGGTGCGGGCGCGGCTCGGGGCGCTCGCCGACCGGCAGGTGCTGCCCGTCGTGAGCGTCTCCTTCCTGGGCGCTGTGGCCAGCCTCGGCCTCTACACCTATCTCGCGCCGGTGCTCGCCTCTTCGGGTGGTGTGGGCGAGAGCGAGGTGACGCCGTACCTGTGGGCGTGGGGCATCGGCGGTGTGCTCGGCAGTGTGATCGCCGGACCGCTGGTGGACCGCACGGGCCGGGTGGTCGCCCTCGTGACGGGGATCGTCTCGACCCTGGTCGTCGCGATCGGCGTGCTTCCGGTGCTCGGCGCCGCCGCCTTCCCCGCGCTCGTCGTCTGGGGTGCCGCGGGCTGGGCCTTCCAGGTCCCGCAGCAGCACCGCCTCCTCGCCCTGCGGGCCGAGCGCGGCACCGTGGCGCTCGCGCTGAACAACTCCGCGCTCTACCTGGGCAGCGCGGTCGGCTCGGGGGTGGCCGGGCTCGCCCTCGCGGCGGGCCTCGCGCCGCGCGCCCTGCCGTGGGCGGCGGCCGCCGTCGCGGGGGCGGGCCTCGTGCTCCACCTGGTGACGGTGCGCCCCCGGCGTACTCCTGGCGGGCTCCCCGAGACAGCCGCTGCCGGGACGCCGCGCGCGTGA
- a CDS encoding DUF3039 domain-containing protein, whose amino-acid sequence MSTLEPEPERGAGTGTLVEPTPQVSHGDGDHERYAHYVQKDKIMASALDGTPVVALCGKVWVPGRDPKKYPVCPMCKEIYESMGAGGDKDKGGKDGKGGKK is encoded by the coding sequence ATGAGCACTCTTGAGCCCGAGCCCGAGCGCGGGGCAGGTACGGGGACCCTCGTAGAGCCGACGCCACAGGTGTCGCACGGTGACGGCGACCACGAGCGCTACGCGCACTACGTCCAGAAGGACAAGATCATGGCGAGCGCGCTGGACGGCACGCCCGTCGTCGCGCTCTGCGGCAAGGTGTGGGTCCCCGGCCGCGACCCGAAGAAGTATCCCGTCTGTCCCATGTGCAAGGAGATCTACGAGTCCATGGGCGCCGGCGGCGACAAGGACAAGGGCGGCAAGGACGGCAAGGGCGGCAAGAAGTAG
- a CDS encoding beta-N-acetylhexosaminidase, with protein MTFEQLIPAPARAEATQGSPFVIDDSTTLVAGPGTESTERWLRATLGGALGLPLRPGAEGAAGSVSLRVDGSLAPEAYRITIESDRVEILGGAGAGVFWGAQTLRQLLGPDAFRRARLRPGAEQSVPAGVVEDAPRFGWRGMMLDVSRHFMPKEGVLRYLDLLAAHKLNVFHFHITDDQGWRVEIKRHPRLTEVGAWRARTKWGHRASPLWLEHPHGGYYTQDDIREIVAYADSLHITVVPEVDIPGHSQAAITAYPYLGNSDVVDTEAMRVWDSWGVSPNVLAPTEDVLRFYEGVFEEILDLFPSTFVHVGGDECPKDQWKASPAAQARIKELGLADEDELQSWFIRHFDRWLTERGRRLIGWDEILEGGLAEGATVSSWRGYRGGIDAARSGHDVVMCPEQQVYLNFREDGGPDEPMPIAFVRTLEDVYRFEPVPAELTAEEAAHVLGTQANVWTEVTENQQRVDYQVFPRLAAFAEVAWRELPAAAERDFADFERRMTTHYARLDALGVDYRPPTGPLPRHQRPGVLGRPIEGLPPNV; from the coding sequence ATGACCTTTGAGCAACTCATCCCGGCGCCCGCACGCGCCGAGGCCACTCAGGGCTCCCCCTTCGTCATCGACGACTCCACCACCCTCGTCGCGGGGCCGGGCACCGAGTCCACCGAACGCTGGCTGCGCGCCACGCTCGGCGGCGCGCTCGGCCTGCCGCTGCGTCCCGGCGCCGAGGGCGCGGCGGGCTCCGTCTCGCTGCGCGTCGACGGCTCGTTGGCGCCCGAGGCGTACCGGATCACCATCGAGAGCGACCGCGTCGAGATCCTCGGCGGCGCGGGCGCGGGCGTCTTCTGGGGCGCCCAGACCCTGCGCCAGCTGCTCGGCCCCGACGCCTTCCGGCGCGCTCGGCTGCGGCCCGGCGCGGAGCAGTCCGTCCCGGCGGGCGTCGTCGAGGACGCGCCCCGCTTCGGCTGGCGCGGCATGATGCTCGACGTCTCGCGGCACTTCATGCCGAAGGAGGGCGTCCTTCGCTACCTCGACCTGCTGGCCGCGCACAAGCTCAACGTCTTCCACTTCCACATCACCGACGACCAGGGCTGGCGCGTGGAGATCAAGCGCCACCCCAGGCTCACCGAGGTCGGCGCGTGGCGGGCCCGCACCAAGTGGGGGCACCGCGCCTCGCCGCTCTGGCTGGAGCACCCGCACGGCGGTTACTACACGCAGGACGACATCCGCGAGATCGTCGCGTACGCGGACTCCCTGCACATCACCGTCGTCCCCGAGGTCGACATCCCGGGCCACTCGCAGGCCGCCATCACCGCCTACCCGTACCTCGGCAACAGCGACGTCGTCGACACCGAGGCCATGCGGGTCTGGGATTCCTGGGGGGTCAGCCCCAACGTCCTGGCGCCCACCGAGGACGTACTCCGTTTCTACGAAGGGGTCTTCGAGGAGATCCTCGACCTCTTCCCCTCCACCTTCGTCCACGTCGGCGGCGACGAGTGCCCCAAGGACCAGTGGAAGGCCTCGCCCGCCGCCCAGGCCCGCATCAAGGAGCTGGGGCTCGCCGACGAGGACGAGCTGCAGAGCTGGTTCATCCGGCACTTCGACCGGTGGCTGACCGAGCGCGGGCGGCGGCTCATCGGCTGGGACGAGATCCTGGAGGGCGGCCTCGCCGAGGGCGCCACCGTCTCGTCCTGGCGCGGCTACCGGGGCGGCATCGACGCGGCCAGATCAGGCCACGACGTCGTCATGTGCCCCGAGCAGCAGGTGTACTTGAACTTCCGCGAGGACGGCGGCCCCGACGAGCCGATGCCCATCGCCTTCGTCCGCACCCTGGAGGACGTCTACCGCTTCGAGCCGGTTCCCGCGGAGCTGACGGCGGAGGAGGCCGCGCACGTGCTCGGCACCCAGGCCAACGTCTGGACCGAGGTGACGGAGAACCAGCAGCGCGTGGACTACCAGGTCTTCCCGCGCCTCGCCGCCTTCGCCGAGGTGGCCTGGCGGGAGCTCCCGGCCGCCGCCGAGCGGGACTTCGCCGACTTCGAGCGCCGAATGACCACGCACTACGCGCGACTTGACGCCCTCGGCGTCGACTACCGCCCGCCGACGGGACCGTTGCCGCGACACCAGCGCCCCGGTGTCCTCGGCCGCCCGATCGAGGGGCTGCCCCCGAACGTGTGA
- a CDS encoding FAD binding domain-containing protein: protein MSTHAPQAAQAPQSVKLPATLDEAVAALAAMPAAVPVAGGTDLMASVNSGQLRPAALVGLGRISEIRGWQYQDGHALLGAGLTHARMGRPDFAALIPALAAAARAAGPPQIRNAGTLGGNIASAAPTGDTLPVLAALEAVLIIAGPGGTRREVPVPHLLAGMEMLRPGELIGFVRVPLLHAPQVFLKATGRTGPGRATASVALVLDPARRGVRCAVGAIAPMPLRPLEAEQWVASLIDWDGERGSLVPEAVTAFGEYVAAACIPEQPPAADGGEQPLPPAVLHLRRTVAALARRALGRALS, encoded by the coding sequence TTGAGCACGCACGCACCGCAGGCGGCACAGGCACCGCAGTCGGTGAAGCTGCCCGCCACGCTCGACGAGGCAGTGGCGGCACTCGCCGCCATGCCCGCCGCCGTGCCCGTCGCCGGTGGCACGGACCTGATGGCCTCGGTCAACTCCGGACAGCTGCGGCCCGCCGCCCTCGTGGGTCTCGGCCGCATCAGCGAGATCCGCGGCTGGCAGTACCAGGACGGTCACGCGCTGCTCGGCGCCGGACTGACCCACGCCCGCATGGGCCGCCCCGACTTCGCCGCGCTGATCCCCGCCCTCGCCGCCGCCGCGCGCGCCGCGGGACCGCCGCAGATCCGCAACGCGGGCACCCTCGGCGGGAACATCGCCTCGGCCGCGCCGACCGGCGACACCTTGCCCGTGCTCGCCGCGCTCGAAGCCGTCCTGATCATCGCGGGACCCGGCGGCACCCGCCGCGAGGTCCCCGTTCCGCACCTCCTCGCGGGCATGGAGATGCTCCGCCCCGGCGAGCTCATCGGCTTCGTCCGCGTGCCGCTGCTGCACGCACCCCAGGTCTTCCTCAAGGCGACCGGGCGCACCGGTCCTGGCCGGGCCACGGCCTCCGTCGCGCTGGTCCTCGACCCCGCGCGCCGGGGCGTGCGGTGCGCGGTCGGCGCCATCGCCCCGATGCCGCTGCGCCCCCTCGAAGCCGAGCAGTGGGTCGCCTCGCTGATCGACTGGGACGGCGAGCGGGGCAGCCTGGTGCCCGAAGCGGTGACCGCCTTCGGTGAGTACGTCGCCGCCGCGTGCATCCCCGAACAGCCCCCGGCGGCCGACGGCGGCGAACAGCCACTGCCGCCCGCCGTACTGCACCTGCGGCGCACCGTAGCCGCACTGGCCCGACGAGCACTGGGGAGGGCGCTGTCGTGA
- a CDS encoding (2Fe-2S)-binding protein, with translation MSDDQNTHNGGGWQPHPQGEYDSDATAFVQLPEGMLDVPLAAPGHGYVPPQITVTPTTADATDPAATGTWVMPPEITGAMGGGQSVSWPEAGTAQSQQAQQPQETQGQHQGYDPRATGQWSFPEANAAEQGYGHEHGHGPAHEPAHGYEQPHEAASDVTGQWSIPVADGDLPDESGEFTTSSLATWGGTPPATLPGGAAAPWATGAGAGAPWGAQAQEAPVLEPELEPEVTAAPPQERHVPEYRAPESPAPAQENQQETRFEQTTLLRAVRVPSAAEREAAERPVAPEYPEVPEAPEPVEAPAEPVIEQPDAHDEFVELVEPEPAAAPEPAEDVTEAPAPAPAPVPEADPIPAPEPAAEEPTEPEPEADPENEAELDEPATASAPLHDDHPLVSYVLRVNGADRPVTDAWIGESLLYVLRERLGLAGAKDGCSQGECGACNVQVDGRLVASCLVPAATTASSEVRTVEGLAVDGQPSDVQRALGACGAVQCGFCVPGMAMTLHDLLEGNPAPTDLETRRALCGNLCRCSGYRGVLDAVQEVVAEREANAAAAGPSEERGDTARIPHQAGPGAGGVHPAAHDGPYHDGPYDEPEGPQGPYGRDGGQA, from the coding sequence GTGAGCGACGACCAGAACACCCACAACGGCGGCGGCTGGCAGCCGCACCCGCAGGGCGAGTACGACTCGGACGCGACGGCGTTCGTACAGCTCCCCGAGGGCATGCTGGACGTCCCGCTGGCCGCGCCGGGGCACGGCTATGTGCCGCCGCAGATAACGGTCACCCCGACCACCGCGGACGCCACCGACCCGGCCGCCACGGGCACGTGGGTCATGCCGCCCGAGATCACCGGAGCGATGGGCGGCGGCCAGTCCGTGAGCTGGCCCGAGGCGGGCACGGCGCAGAGTCAGCAGGCCCAGCAGCCCCAGGAGACCCAGGGCCAGCACCAGGGCTACGACCCCCGGGCGACCGGGCAGTGGAGCTTCCCCGAGGCGAACGCCGCGGAGCAGGGCTATGGGCACGAGCACGGGCACGGACCCGCGCACGAGCCCGCGCACGGGTACGAGCAGCCGCACGAGGCCGCTTCCGACGTCACGGGCCAGTGGTCGATCCCGGTCGCCGACGGTGATCTTCCGGACGAATCGGGCGAGTTCACGACGTCGTCGCTCGCCACGTGGGGCGGCACGCCGCCCGCGACCCTGCCCGGTGGCGCGGCCGCGCCGTGGGCGACGGGGGCGGGGGCCGGTGCGCCGTGGGGCGCGCAGGCCCAGGAGGCGCCTGTCCTGGAGCCGGAGCTGGAGCCGGAGGTCACGGCCGCACCGCCCCAGGAGCGGCACGTCCCGGAGTACCGGGCCCCGGAGAGCCCTGCCCCGGCTCAGGAGAACCAGCAGGAGACCCGGTTCGAGCAGACGACGCTGCTGCGGGCCGTGCGCGTGCCCAGCGCCGCCGAGCGCGAGGCCGCGGAGCGCCCGGTGGCCCCGGAGTACCCGGAGGTCCCGGAAGCCCCGGAGCCCGTCGAGGCCCCCGCCGAGCCCGTCATCGAACAGCCGGACGCGCACGACGAGTTCGTGGAGCTCGTGGAGCCGGAGCCCGCCGCGGCCCCGGAGCCCGCCGAAGACGTGACCGAGGCGCCCGCGCCCGCTCCTGCTCCTGTTCCCGAGGCCGACCCGATCCCGGCCCCGGAACCCGCCGCCGAAGAGCCCACCGAACCCGAGCCCGAGGCGGACCCCGAGAACGAGGCGGAACTGGACGAACCGGCCACCGCCTCCGCCCCCCTCCACGACGACCACCCCCTCGTCTCGTACGTCCTACGGGTGAACGGCGCCGACCGCCCCGTCACCGACGCCTGGATCGGCGAGTCCCTGCTCTACGTGCTGCGCGAGCGGCTCGGTCTCGCCGGGGCCAAGGACGGCTGCTCGCAGGGCGAGTGCGGGGCCTGCAACGTCCAGGTGGACGGCCGTCTCGTGGCCTCCTGTCTGGTGCCCGCGGCGACCACCGCGAGCAGCGAGGTCCGCACCGTCGAGGGCCTCGCCGTGGACGGGCAGCCCTCCGACGTGCAGCGCGCGCTCGGCGCGTGCGGCGCGGTCCAGTGCGGCTTCTGCGTACCGGGCATGGCCATGACCCTGCACGACCTCCTCGAGGGCAACCCCGCCCCCACCGACCTGGAGACCCGCCGCGCGCTGTGCGGCAACCTCTGCCGCTGCTCCGGCTACCGGGGCGTGCTCGACGCCGTCCAGGAGGTGGTGGCCGAGCGCGAGGCGAACGCCGCGGCCGCCGGTCCTTCGGAGGAGCGGGGCGACACGGCCCGCATCCCGCACCAGGCGGGCCCCGGCGCGGGCGGCGTCCACCCGGCGGCGCACGACGGGCCGTACCACGACGGGCCCTACGACGAACCCGAAGGACCCCAGGGGCCGTACGGCCGGGACGGAGGCCAGGCGTGA
- a CDS encoding xanthine dehydrogenase family protein molybdopterin-binding subunit, producing MSNEAATATSSAAPQSPEQLPHGIGSSLPSAQCRAKTEGTFPYAADLWAEGLLWAAVLRSPHAHARIVSIDTTHAREMPGVRAVVTHEDVPGDALHGRAVADRPVFASDVVRHHGEPIAAVAADHPDTARMAAAAIIVEYEVLDPVTDPEKAFEAEPLHPDGNLIRHIPLRHGDPEAAGELVVEGLYRIGRQDPAPIGAEAGLAVPRPDGGVELYLASTDPHADRDRAAACFGLTPDHVKIVVTGVPGATADREDAGFQLPLGLLALRTGCPVKLTATREESFLGHAHRHPTLLRYRHHADAEGRLVKVEAQILLDAGAYADTSSEALAAAVSFACGPYVVPNAFIEGWAVRTNNPPSGHVRGEGAMQVCAAYEAQMDKIAKKLGVDPAELRLRNVMATGDILPTGQTVTCPAPVAELLAAVRDFPLPELPKDTPEDEWLLPGGPEGAGEPAAVRRGVGYGLGMVQLLGAEGTDEVSTATVKVHDGAATVICAAVETGQGFTTLARQIVQETLGIDDVRVAPVDTDQPPAGPSCRGRHTWVSGGAVERAAKMVRTQLLQPLAHKFGMSTELLQITDGKITSYDGVLSTTVTEALDGKELWATAQCRPHPTEPLDEAGQGDAFVGMAFCAIRAVVDVDIEIGSVRVVELAVAQDVGRILNPAQLKVRIEAGVTQGVGAALTENLRTPRGIVRHPDLTGYALPTALDTPDIRIVKLVEERDVVAPFGAKAASAVPVVTSPAAIASAVRAATGRPVNRLPIRPQAAVAAPSA from the coding sequence GTGAGCAACGAAGCCGCCACCGCGACCAGCTCCGCCGCGCCACAGAGCCCCGAGCAACTGCCGCACGGCATCGGCTCCTCGCTGCCGTCGGCGCAGTGCCGCGCCAAGACCGAGGGCACCTTCCCGTACGCCGCGGACCTGTGGGCGGAGGGCCTGTTGTGGGCGGCGGTGCTCCGCTCGCCGCACGCGCACGCCCGCATCGTCTCCATCGACACCACGCACGCGCGCGAGATGCCCGGCGTCCGCGCCGTCGTCACGCACGAGGACGTGCCGGGGGACGCGCTGCACGGCCGTGCGGTCGCGGACCGTCCGGTCTTCGCCTCCGACGTCGTACGCCACCACGGCGAGCCCATCGCCGCGGTCGCCGCCGACCACCCGGACACGGCGCGGATGGCGGCCGCCGCGATCATCGTCGAGTACGAGGTGCTCGACCCCGTCACCGACCCGGAGAAGGCCTTCGAGGCCGAACCGCTGCACCCCGACGGCAACTTGATCCGGCACATCCCGCTGCGGCACGGCGACCCGGAGGCGGCGGGCGAGCTCGTCGTCGAGGGGCTCTACCGCATCGGCCGCCAGGACCCCGCGCCCATCGGCGCGGAGGCCGGGCTCGCGGTGCCGCGCCCGGACGGGGGAGTGGAGCTGTACCTGGCCTCCACCGATCCGCACGCCGACCGGGACAGGGCCGCCGCCTGCTTCGGCCTCACCCCGGACCACGTGAAGATCGTCGTCACCGGGGTGCCCGGCGCGACCGCCGACCGCGAGGACGCGGGCTTCCAACTCCCGCTGGGACTCCTGGCGTTGCGGACAGGATGCCCCGTCAAGCTCACCGCGACCCGCGAGGAGTCCTTCCTCGGCCACGCGCACCGGCACCCCACGCTCCTTCGCTACCGCCACCACGCGGACGCCGAGGGCAGGCTCGTCAAGGTCGAGGCGCAGATCCTGCTCGACGCGGGCGCGTACGCGGACACGTCATCGGAAGCGCTCGCGGCCGCCGTCTCCTTCGCCTGCGGCCCCTACGTCGTACCGAACGCCTTCATCGAGGGCTGGGCCGTACGCACGAACAACCCGCCCTCGGGGCACGTCCGGGGCGAGGGCGCCATGCAGGTGTGCGCGGCGTACGAAGCCCAGATGGACAAGATCGCCAAGAAGCTGGGCGTCGACCCGGCGGAGCTGCGCCTGCGCAACGTCATGGCGACCGGCGACATCCTGCCCACCGGGCAGACGGTGACCTGTCCCGCCCCGGTGGCCGAACTCCTCGCCGCCGTGCGGGACTTCCCGCTGCCCGAGCTGCCCAAGGACACCCCCGAGGACGAGTGGCTGCTGCCCGGCGGGCCCGAGGGCGCGGGCGAGCCCGCCGCCGTGCGCCGTGGTGTCGGCTACGGCCTCGGCATGGTCCAGCTGCTCGGCGCCGAGGGCACGGACGAGGTTTCCACGGCGACCGTGAAGGTCCACGACGGCGCCGCCACGGTCATCTGCGCGGCCGTCGAGACCGGCCAGGGGTTCACCACGCTGGCCCGCCAGATCGTCCAGGAGACGCTCGGCATCGACGACGTGCGCGTCGCCCCCGTCGACACCGACCAGCCCCCGGCGGGCCCGAGCTGTCGCGGACGCCACACCTGGGTGTCGGGCGGCGCGGTGGAGCGCGCGGCGAAGATGGTGCGCACCCAGCTCCTGCAGCCGCTCGCCCACAAGTTCGGCATGTCCACCGAGCTGCTCCAGATCACCGACGGCAAGATCACCTCGTACGACGGGGTCCTCTCCACGACCGTCACCGAAGCCCTGGACGGCAAGGAACTGTGGGCCACGGCCCAATGCCGCCCGCACCCCACCGAGCCGCTCGACGAGGCCGGACAGGGCGACGCGTTCGTCGGCATGGCGTTCTGCGCGATCCGCGCGGTGGTCGACGTTGACATCGAGATCGGCTCGGTCCGGGTCGTGGAACTGGCCGTCGCCCAGGACGTGGGCCGCATCCTCAACCCCGCCCAGCTGAAGGTCCGCATCGAGGCGGGCGTCACACAGGGCGTGGGCGCGGCGCTGACGGAGAACCTGCGCACCCCGCGCGGCATCGTCCGCCACCCCGACCTCACCGGTTACGCGCTGCCCACGGCCCTGGACACCCCCGACATCCGCATCGTGAAGCTGGTCGAGGAACGGGACGTGGTCGCCCCGTTCGGCGCGAAGGCGGCCAGCGCGGTCCCGGTGGTGACGTCCCCCGCGGCCATCGCGTCGGCGGTCCGCGCGGCGACGGGCCGCCCGGTCAACCGCCTCCCGATCCGCCCGCAGGCGGCGGTGGCCGCACCCTCGGCGTAG
- a CDS encoding AAA family ATPase, translating to MTTSTSDPGGVIVITGIMASGKSTVAQALAERLAKAVHVRGDVYRRMIVSGGVEYEPDAGGEAEAQLQLRYRLSASTADAYADAGFTAIVQDVILGPPLKTYVELIRTRPAHVVVLAPRPDAVAAREAGRGKTGYGAWTVEDLDTGLRETTPRLGLWLDSSELTVEETVDAILARLEEARVS from the coding sequence ATGACTACCAGCACCTCTGACCCCGGTGGCGTCATCGTCATCACCGGCATCATGGCGTCCGGAAAGTCCACGGTGGCGCAGGCGTTGGCCGAGCGCCTCGCCAAGGCCGTACACGTGCGCGGTGACGTCTACCGCCGGATGATCGTCTCGGGCGGCGTCGAGTACGAACCCGACGCCGGGGGCGAGGCGGAGGCCCAACTCCAGCTCCGCTACCGGCTCTCCGCCTCGACGGCCGACGCGTACGCCGACGCCGGATTCACCGCGATCGTCCAGGACGTCATCCTGGGCCCGCCCCTGAAGACGTACGTCGAGCTGATCAGAACCCGCCCCGCCCACGTCGTCGTGCTCGCCCCGCGCCCCGACGCGGTCGCCGCCCGCGAGGCCGGACGCGGCAAGACGGGCTACGGCGCGTGGACCGTCGAGGACCTGGACACCGGCCTGCGCGAGACGACTCCGCGACTCGGACTCTGGCTGGACAGCTCGGAGTTGACGGTCGAGGAGACCGTCGACGCGATCCTGGCGCGACTGGAAGAGGCCCGGGTGAGCTGA